In Fibrobacter sp. UWEL, the following proteins share a genomic window:
- a CDS encoding glycosyl hydrolase family 8, with the protein MILKKLLTAALPLSIAFGLSACSSEETTSPVIPDTPVPVPASSAAAVDPNPVVTPVATAKTYGILPTVANATGAMTWYNLWKATYFKTYEEEAAKYPSAAASMDWAAIFAPYIASGLMPGRVIWDTSNDSYCVIEGATDSYKKRGCTVSEGVGYGMLLSYFAGDYATLNSLWTYNRGYRAYLGTSNLMPWRTGTYSYESLGSAANTSSATDADLDIATSLILTYYATGSEAYKADALLIIKDLWDKEISPTYLIYSGDTPTWKKATSAYNLSYFSPVALKLFALIDPSHDWTKVLDTMYSFMINIQTAGTGVFPDWVDQNGAAINPNNNSADKTYWMFHQESVRIPWRIAWDYYWTQDTRAAQVLNTLNAFIAAKAGVDASNLEAAAKVMYSAVPGMADGSQATFSPHWHGAWCLTGMAGNQAWLDGCTTAFNARTITGFSYFPHILMTMYGELLNGLFVKPANLPF; encoded by the coding sequence ATGATCTTGAAAAAACTACTTACTGCCGCATTGCCGTTGAGCATTGCTTTTGGACTGAGCGCCTGTAGTAGCGAAGAAACAACTTCTCCCGTCATTCCGGATACTCCGGTTCCTGTTCCTGCATCTTCTGCTGCCGCGGTCGATCCGAATCCGGTTGTAACACCTGTTGCTACAGCAAAAACTTATGGTATTTTGCCCACTGTTGCTAATGCTACTGGGGCTATGACTTGGTATAATTTGTGGAAGGCTACCTATTTCAAGACCTACGAGGAAGAAGCGGCAAAGTATCCTTCTGCTGCAGCCTCTATGGATTGGGCTGCTATTTTCGCTCCCTATATTGCCTCTGGTTTAATGCCGGGTCGAGTAATCTGGGATACCAGTAACGATTCTTACTGTGTGATTGAAGGTGCAACGGATAGCTACAAGAAACGTGGTTGTACGGTTTCTGAAGGTGTTGGCTATGGCATGCTTCTTTCCTACTTTGCCGGTGACTATGCCACCTTGAATTCTCTGTGGACATACAATAGAGGTTATCGTGCTTATCTGGGTACCTCCAACTTGATGCCCTGGAGAACGGGTACCTATTCTTACGAATCCTTGGGTTCTGCAGCCAATACCTCTTCTGCAACGGATGCGGATTTGGATATTGCAACCTCCTTGATTCTTACCTATTACGCAACGGGTAGCGAAGCCTACAAGGCCGATGCCTTGTTGATTATCAAGGACCTGTGGGATAAGGAAATTAGCCCCACTTATCTGATTTATTCTGGCGATACTCCCACATGGAAAAAGGCAACCAGTGCTTACAACTTGAGTTACTTCTCTCCTGTAGCCTTAAAACTCTTCGCCCTGATCGACCCGTCTCATGACTGGACCAAGGTGCTGGATACCATGTATAGCTTCATGATCAACATTCAGACTGCTGGTACTGGCGTATTCCCTGACTGGGTTGATCAGAATGGTGCTGCAATTAACCCCAATAACAACAGTGCCGATAAGACATACTGGATGTTCCATCAGGAATCTGTCCGTATTCCTTGGCGTATTGCATGGGACTACTACTGGACTCAGGATACCCGCGCCGCTCAGGTGCTGAATACGTTGAATGCATTCATTGCTGCAAAGGCTGGTGTTGACGCTTCCAATCTGGAAGCAGCTGCCAAGGTGATGTATTCTGCTGTTCCTGGTATGGCTGATGGTTCCCAGGCAACCTTCTCTCCCCATTGGCATGGCGCATGGTGCTTGACGGGTATGGCCGGCAATCAGGCATGGCTTGATGGTTGTACTACAGCCTTCAACGCAAGAACCATTACAGGCTTCAGCTACTTCCCCCATATCTTGATGACCATGTATGGCGAATTGCTGAATGGCCTCTTCGTGAAGCCGGCTAACCTGCCGTTCTAA
- a CDS encoding tetratricopeptide repeat protein, whose amino-acid sequence MSKVRFLYVCLILTAFFLNACSSAPAKNGVALTSADSAAIAVAVANHGKTVQPEVPKLPSNIDAAHEAFIHAQEADLRGDKAMSAEFWQRAAEFDPYNRYLGFKLAEKLMAEGQDSLAFIQAKWSNDQKGKITSAQLGLLARLYVREGLVDSCRKYFTAALDSARNQDTGLLYDYSLFLEAIKDHKELVRVYDLLLPHVNYLPSLFQRQVNLLVEMQKDSAIIDLFYKAHETTGDKRQLSQLVEMLMFQKRLTEVNAIVDTITGSTEYDDNMVLSLAQYHAQNSSDSVAYSLLKKKYYEDGIHTPKVSNFLGHYEHMNGNVDSAKVHLQMGLTQVGDPKSYVIGAYQSLISIAINEKKYGEAVRYAEAMDSVSGGADLNILALTYSIDKQYKKAYAKFDSLIVFWDNWKPMEEVVDSVSLAKMVRTAEMKKVDVRFWYAKTLCEEAQDLEHEGPFDDTHVAKAESNRVRANQYFEYVLKRAPGYQNALYRYASNLERLKRYDEAFSLLEGLLKDGNLQGNELVAALNYYGYSLIDLNRNEAEVQKGMELVTKALELDPKDEAIMDSKAWGLYRMGKFAEALELMSQLKDPELQKDRVYWEHMGAIYEALGKKAEATQSYKKLLKIKPNHPEALRFLKKKK is encoded by the coding sequence ATGTCGAAGGTTCGCTTTCTTTACGTGTGCTTGATCCTCACGGCGTTTTTTTTGAACGCCTGTAGTTCGGCACCTGCAAAGAATGGCGTAGCTCTCACTTCTGCGGATTCCGCGGCTATTGCGGTGGCTGTTGCAAACCATGGCAAGACCGTGCAACCCGAAGTTCCTAAACTCCCGAGCAATATTGACGCTGCCCACGAAGCCTTTATTCACGCCCAGGAAGCGGATCTTCGTGGGGACAAGGCCATGTCTGCCGAGTTCTGGCAGCGTGCTGCTGAGTTTGATCCCTACAACCGTTATCTTGGCTTTAAGCTTGCTGAAAAGTTGATGGCCGAGGGACAGGATTCCCTGGCTTTCATTCAGGCTAAGTGGTCTAACGATCAGAAGGGTAAGATTACCTCTGCACAGCTGGGCTTGCTTGCCCGCCTGTATGTGCGCGAGGGTCTGGTGGATTCTTGCCGCAAGTATTTTACTGCAGCGCTGGATTCCGCACGCAATCAGGATACGGGCCTGCTTTATGACTACAGCCTTTTCCTGGAAGCCATCAAGGACCATAAGGAACTGGTCCGTGTTTACGATCTCTTGCTGCCTCATGTGAATTACCTGCCATCCCTTTTCCAGAGACAGGTGAACCTGCTGGTGGAAATGCAGAAGGATTCTGCAATTATTGATTTGTTCTACAAGGCTCACGAGACTACTGGAGATAAAAGACAGCTTTCCCAGCTGGTGGAAATGCTGATGTTCCAGAAGCGACTGACTGAAGTGAATGCAATTGTGGATACCATTACGGGCTCCACGGAATATGACGACAATATGGTTCTGAGCTTGGCTCAGTACCACGCCCAGAATTCATCGGATTCTGTGGCCTATTCTCTCCTGAAGAAGAAGTATTACGAAGACGGAATTCATACTCCCAAGGTTTCCAATTTCCTGGGTCATTATGAACATATGAATGGAAATGTGGATAGCGCCAAGGTCCATCTGCAAATGGGGCTTACGCAGGTGGGGGATCCCAAGAGCTACGTTATTGGCGCCTATCAGAGCTTGATCAGCATTGCCATCAACGAGAAGAAGTATGGAGAGGCGGTTCGCTACGCAGAAGCCATGGATTCTGTTTCCGGTGGTGCAGACTTGAACATTCTCGCCTTGACCTATTCTATCGATAAGCAGTACAAGAAAGCTTATGCCAAGTTCGATTCCTTGATTGTATTCTGGGATAACTGGAAGCCTATGGAAGAAGTGGTGGATTCCGTTTCCCTGGCGAAGATGGTACGAACTGCCGAAATGAAGAAGGTGGATGTTCGTTTCTGGTATGCAAAGACCCTTTGCGAAGAAGCTCAGGATCTTGAACACGAAGGTCCTTTTGATGATACCCATGTGGCGAAGGCTGAAAGTAATCGAGTGCGCGCCAATCAGTATTTCGAATACGTGCTGAAACGTGCGCCGGGTTATCAGAATGCTCTTTATCGCTATGCCTCAAACCTGGAACGGTTGAAGCGTTATGACGAGGCATTCTCCTTGCTGGAAGGCTTGCTGAAGGATGGCAATCTCCAGGGTAATGAACTGGTCGCTGCCCTGAACTATTATGGTTATTCCCTCATTGACCTGAACCGAAATGAAGCCGAAGTGCAGAAGGGCATGGAGCTTGTTACGAAGGCTTTGGAATTGGACCCGAAGGACGAGGCTATCATGGATTCCAAGGCATGGGGGCTTTATCGAATGGGCAAGTTTGCGGAAGCTCTTGAATTGATGTCCCAGCTGAAGGATCCGGAACTGCAGAAGGACCGTGTTTACTGGGAACATATGGGCGCTATTTACGAAGCTTTGGGAAAGAAGGCTGAAGCGACTCAGTCCTACAAGAAACTCCTGAAAATTAAGCCGAACCATCCGGAAGCCCTGCGGTTTCTGAAAAAGAAAAAGTAG
- a CDS encoding TIGR02171 family protein, with protein MKWFAFPITLAVVFLLGACSDSSSGSSQTKEGFSVVADPVHAGMLRVNPAGEFALLGSNDSDARPNEKPQMAVKLDYRYSLAVQEVTCGDYAAMAKREGREIASSCDSDSLPVVDVTFYDAVLYANARSKAEGYDTVYSYVGKSFSRNNRCVHLDGLVFHHEVEGYRLPTEAEWVYAASKGWNPAGGWNASNSDGRMHQVCTSEVDEFGFCDLAGNVLEWVNDWLGPLKDTTIVNYIGASQPNDLEEKVVKGGYYSNSPEGMTLYSRGSTYSVSPVSAESYLGFRLAFGSIPDACSSAGDGNGLESTFFIEAPVESIKKWMGTYRSVLAFRNHESGNLCFLDYRKNVLNVVEISDSIQVYHPDISPDGSKVAFCTVPEGTGGKSSVYVRNLDAEGSRLVKLDVESAAIPRWYVDEHQDTSIIYVDNAGDNSDEAEFLKANTWKVPFQNGTFGKPEKILSGAYHGGVFGEGSFAVSGSRLLRAFVEGEHKVWYDEKQACNVSLSKDGASKTLFLDFGGKDASGEKYGVHDRLLVVDSSGQMIHSIPAPDGYSFDHTEWTNREDLAVASLTNFNGVHKTLALVNLRDSSVMDLVSGTEVWHPCFWAKPRVAYDGDVLDVDSAGIYLGENYDENVRLFSLKMRMFWDLKDEVELVALGTSRTEKGLDPRELSMPALNMGRSGGELWENLHILANYVLPQMKNMKYLVLEVSPDLLQSPKNFRFEKVFDQAVGFQYDANHDFWRDSVPRGFVDIVDEYCPYSRKDSVEMVSTRGLLEMEPEGWGSTISSWDSVFCDECELSRIASLDSIRDVVEGTKETGLQIIALIYPQSPLYRESGRYGHFGLQRSVAKVTVDFLDSLAKAYPHFTLMDENKFGDHDYGDEMASDDGHLSKLGAIKLTRRLDSLISYYL; from the coding sequence ATGAAATGGTTCGCTTTTCCCATTACCCTAGCTGTTGTATTCCTGCTGGGTGCCTGTTCAGATTCTTCTTCGGGAAGTTCTCAAACGAAGGAGGGTTTTTCTGTGGTGGCGGACCCTGTACATGCGGGAATGTTGCGCGTGAATCCTGCTGGGGAGTTCGCCCTGCTGGGAAGTAACGATTCGGATGCTCGTCCTAATGAAAAGCCCCAGATGGCGGTGAAGCTGGATTACCGTTATTCTCTGGCTGTGCAAGAAGTGACTTGCGGAGATTATGCGGCAATGGCTAAACGGGAAGGTCGGGAAATTGCCTCTTCTTGCGATTCGGATAGCTTGCCTGTTGTGGATGTGACTTTCTATGACGCGGTTCTTTATGCCAATGCCCGCAGTAAGGCGGAAGGCTACGATACGGTTTATTCCTATGTGGGAAAGAGCTTTTCCCGAAATAACCGGTGTGTTCATTTGGATGGACTTGTTTTTCATCATGAGGTAGAGGGCTATCGTTTACCGACGGAAGCGGAATGGGTTTATGCGGCTTCCAAGGGATGGAATCCTGCAGGGGGCTGGAATGCATCTAACTCTGATGGAAGAATGCACCAGGTCTGTACATCCGAGGTGGACGAGTTTGGCTTTTGCGATTTGGCGGGAAACGTACTGGAATGGGTGAACGACTGGTTGGGCCCCTTGAAGGATACGACCATCGTGAATTATATAGGAGCTTCCCAGCCTAATGATCTTGAAGAAAAAGTGGTGAAGGGCGGCTACTACTCCAATTCTCCAGAGGGAATGACTCTTTACAGTAGAGGGAGTACTTATTCTGTCTCTCCGGTATCTGCGGAATCCTATTTGGGATTTAGACTGGCTTTTGGATCAATTCCTGATGCCTGTTCCTCTGCGGGGGATGGAAATGGACTGGAAAGTACTTTCTTTATTGAGGCGCCTGTAGAATCGATTAAGAAATGGATGGGAACTTATCGAAGTGTACTTGCCTTTAGAAATCATGAGAGTGGAAACTTGTGCTTTCTGGATTATCGAAAGAACGTCTTGAATGTGGTTGAGATAAGTGATTCCATTCAGGTTTATCATCCGGATATTTCGCCTGATGGTTCTAAGGTGGCTTTCTGTACGGTTCCGGAGGGGACTGGTGGAAAGTCCTCCGTCTATGTCAGAAATCTAGATGCTGAAGGAAGCAGGCTTGTAAAGTTGGATGTGGAAAGTGCAGCTATTCCCCGCTGGTATGTAGATGAACATCAGGATACCTCCATCATCTATGTGGATAATGCCGGAGACAATTCCGATGAAGCGGAGTTCCTGAAGGCTAATACCTGGAAGGTGCCTTTCCAGAACGGAACTTTTGGAAAGCCCGAGAAAATATTAAGTGGCGCCTATCATGGCGGCGTATTCGGAGAGGGCTCTTTCGCCGTGTCGGGTTCCAGACTGTTGCGTGCTTTTGTGGAGGGCGAACATAAGGTCTGGTATGACGAAAAACAGGCCTGCAATGTTTCTCTCTCGAAGGATGGTGCGTCAAAGACATTGTTCCTGGACTTTGGCGGTAAGGATGCCTCTGGTGAAAAATATGGCGTTCACGATCGGTTGCTTGTGGTGGATTCCAGCGGTCAGATGATTCATTCGATTCCTGCTCCTGATGGATACTCCTTCGATCATACGGAATGGACAAATCGGGAGGATTTGGCGGTTGCATCCCTGACCAATTTTAACGGGGTTCATAAAACTCTAGCGCTTGTGAATTTACGGGACTCCAGTGTCATGGATTTGGTGAGCGGCACGGAAGTGTGGCACCCTTGTTTCTGGGCGAAGCCTAGGGTTGCCTATGATGGGGACGTGCTGGATGTGGATAGTGCTGGAATCTACTTGGGTGAAAACTATGACGAGAATGTAAGGCTCTTTAGCTTAAAGATGCGCATGTTCTGGGATTTGAAGGATGAGGTGGAATTAGTGGCGCTGGGAACGTCCCGTACGGAAAAGGGGCTTGATCCCAGGGAACTGTCTATGCCTGCGCTGAATATGGGCCGTTCCGGCGGGGAACTCTGGGAGAACTTGCATATATTGGCAAATTATGTTTTGCCTCAGATGAAGAATATGAAGTACCTGGTGCTGGAGGTTTCGCCAGATTTGTTACAGAGTCCTAAGAATTTTAGATTCGAGAAGGTTTTTGATCAGGCGGTGGGCTTCCAGTATGATGCTAATCATGATTTCTGGAGGGATAGCGTCCCTCGGGGTTTTGTGGATATCGTGGATGAATACTGCCCTTATTCCAGAAAGGACTCTGTGGAGATGGTTTCTACCAGAGGGCTGCTGGAAATGGAGCCGGAGGGCTGGGGATCTACTATCAGTTCCTGGGATTCCGTATTTTGTGACGAATGTGAACTGTCTCGCATAGCATCCTTGGATAGTATCCGTGATGTGGTGGAGGGGACGAAAGAAACTGGATTACAGATAATTGCGTTAATTTATCCGCAATCTCCCTTGTATAGGGAATCTGGACGGTATGGACATTTCGGCCTCCAGCGTAGCGTGGCTAAGGTGACCGTAGATTTCCTGGATTCCTTGGCGAAAGCTTACCCTCACTTTACCCTGATGGATGAAAATAAGTTCGGGGACCATGATTATGGGGATGAAATGGCTTCTGACGATGGCCATCTCAGTAAATTGGGGGCTATCAAGTTGACTCGACGTCTTGATTCCCTCATATCTTACTATCTTTAG
- a CDS encoding adenylosuccinate synthase, translated as MANRVVIGSQWGDEGKAKVVDFLTLDANIVVRFQGGANAGHTVEVGDKKFVFHLIPSGIMHDDKICVIGNGVVLDPIQTLAEIADLHTKGINPEGHLFIADNAQVVLPYHSALDKAKEKKAGKAAIGTTGRGIGPCYSDKVNRIGVRVGDLMDERELRPRVEAMAKVHNEEFKVMYDVPEIDPEVVIKDYLELGQKIKPFVRDTSALLFKAVKEGKKLVFEGAQGTILDVDQGTYPYVTSSNTVAGYASCGAGIGPTAIDQVVGVVKAYTTRVGNGPFPTELLDDMGETLRKIGNEYGATTGRNRRCGWFDAPVVRKAAIVNGLTHLAITKLDVLDTFDTIKICTHYECDGEKIEVFPNQLSKVGRCVPVYEEMPGWKCDTTKCRKLEDLPENAMKYLNRMAELVGVKIGMISIGAKRDQSIIVDMD; from the coding sequence ATGGCAAATCGTGTTGTAATCGGCTCCCAGTGGGGTGACGAAGGTAAGGCCAAGGTTGTGGACTTCTTGACTCTGGACGCAAATATTGTTGTGCGTTTCCAGGGCGGTGCTAACGCTGGCCACACTGTGGAAGTAGGTGACAAGAAGTTTGTGTTCCACCTGATTCCGTCTGGCATCATGCATGATGACAAGATTTGCGTTATCGGTAACGGCGTTGTGCTGGATCCGATTCAGACTCTCGCAGAAATTGCTGACCTCCACACTAAGGGAATCAACCCCGAAGGTCATCTGTTCATCGCTGACAATGCCCAGGTGGTGCTGCCGTACCACTCTGCTCTGGACAAGGCTAAGGAAAAGAAGGCTGGTAAGGCTGCTATCGGTACTACCGGCCGCGGTATTGGCCCCTGCTACAGCGACAAGGTGAACCGTATTGGTGTTCGCGTTGGCGACTTGATGGACGAACGTGAACTGCGCCCCCGCGTTGAAGCCATGGCCAAGGTTCACAACGAAGAATTCAAGGTCATGTACGATGTTCCCGAAATTGATCCGGAAGTGGTGATCAAGGATTACCTGGAACTGGGCCAGAAGATCAAGCCTTTCGTTCGCGATACTAGCGCTCTCCTGTTCAAGGCTGTTAAGGAAGGCAAGAAGCTGGTGTTCGAAGGCGCTCAGGGTACTATCCTTGACGTGGACCAGGGTACTTATCCGTACGTGACCTCCAGCAACACTGTTGCTGGTTATGCAAGCTGCGGCGCAGGCATTGGCCCCACCGCTATCGACCAGGTCGTGGGTGTTGTGAAGGCTTATACCACTCGCGTTGGTAACGGTCCGTTCCCCACTGAACTTCTGGACGACATGGGTGAAACCCTCCGTAAGATTGGTAACGAATACGGTGCAACCACCGGTCGTAATCGTCGCTGCGGCTGGTTCGACGCTCCCGTTGTTCGCAAGGCTGCCATCGTGAACGGCCTGACTCACCTGGCTATTACCAAGCTGGACGTTCTGGATACTTTCGACACCATCAAGATCTGCACTCACTACGAATGCGATGGCGAAAAGATCGAAGTCTTCCCGAACCAGCTGTCCAAGGTCGGTCGTTGCGTGCCGGTTTACGAAGAAATGCCGGGCTGGAAGTGCGATACTACCAAGTGCCGCAAGCTCGAAGATCTTCCGGAAAATGCAATGAAGTATCTGAACCGCATGGCAGAACTTGTTGGTGTGAAGATTGGTATGATCTCTATCGGTGCTAAGCGCGATCAGAGCATCATCGTTGACATGGACTAA
- a CDS encoding PASTA domain-containing protein encodes MDKLKSILNKVRNAAVSKALLIWVVSVIVLVFAVDNIIMPAFSGAFASTGAVPNLEGMDQAAAESALTEAGFKFEWLEEGRYSSTIPAGKVLVQMPVAGRTAKLGRTVRLTKSMGLREVEIPDLRGKSQKQASISLSRAGLVQGETIKGAHASIPRGVVIRTVPMAGEKVRIGDTVKVVISAGATTGKVLLPDFTGQQLDDIYAQLESLGLNLGKVTRKKDSEGLRPGTILESSPKSGDYLNPGYKVNFVVVD; translated from the coding sequence ATGGATAAATTAAAGTCGATTTTGAACAAAGTCCGCAACGCTGCGGTTTCCAAGGCCCTGTTGATTTGGGTGGTTTCCGTAATCGTTCTGGTTTTTGCTGTTGATAACATTATCATGCCTGCTTTCTCGGGGGCATTTGCAAGTACGGGTGCAGTTCCCAACCTGGAAGGGATGGATCAGGCTGCCGCTGAAAGCGCACTGACAGAAGCTGGTTTTAAGTTTGAATGGCTGGAAGAAGGCCGTTACAGTTCTACTATTCCCGCAGGTAAGGTTCTGGTGCAGATGCCCGTTGCTGGCCGCACTGCAAAGCTGGGCCGTACGGTTCGCCTGACCAAGAGCATGGGCCTCCGCGAAGTGGAAATTCCCGATCTTCGCGGCAAGAGCCAGAAGCAGGCAAGCATTTCTCTGAGCCGTGCTGGACTTGTCCAGGGTGAAACCATCAAGGGCGCCCACGCCTCTATTCCTCGCGGTGTGGTGATTCGTACTGTTCCCATGGCGGGTGAAAAGGTTCGCATTGGCGATACGGTGAAGGTGGTGATTTCTGCAGGTGCAACCACAGGTAAGGTTCTTCTTCCCGATTTTACGGGACAGCAGCTGGATGATATTTATGCCCAGCTGGAAAGCCTAGGCTTGAATTTGGGCAAGGTGACCCGCAAGAAGGATTCTGAAGGTCTTCGCCCCGGAACTATTCTTGAATCTTCTCCCAAGTCCGGTGACTATTTGAATCCTGGCTATAAGGTTAATTTCGTAGTTGTGGATTAG
- a CDS encoding MoxR family ATPase encodes MDIQELSEKIRQQSAFCQNLLREVEDTVIGQKAMVESILTGILADGHVLLEGLPGLAKTTAVKAFADAVSLDFKRIQFTPDLLPADLLGTTIYNAREAKFETRKGPLFTNLVLADEINRAPSKVQSALLEAMQERHITIGDETFKLDEPFLVLATQNPIEQEGTYPLPEAQVDRFLLKVKVSYPNKSDEMRILDAVAGAGLRQPNAVATKEDILKARELVKQVYVDERVREYIVNLVLATRDPGSIKRSDLVGFIEVGASPRASIGLAQASKAHAFIQGRAYVTPEDVKAVAMEVLRHRIILSYEAEAEEVSAETVVQKILDSVEVP; translated from the coding sequence ATGGATATTCAGGAACTTTCTGAAAAGATTCGTCAGCAGAGCGCCTTCTGCCAGAATCTGCTGCGTGAAGTGGAAGACACCGTCATTGGCCAGAAGGCCATGGTGGAAAGCATTCTGACCGGTATTTTGGCCGATGGTCACGTTCTTCTGGAAGGTCTTCCGGGCCTTGCAAAGACTACCGCGGTGAAGGCTTTTGCAGATGCAGTCTCCCTGGACTTTAAGCGTATCCAGTTCACTCCGGACTTGCTGCCGGCGGACTTGCTGGGTACTACCATCTATAACGCCCGCGAAGCAAAGTTTGAAACCCGCAAGGGCCCGCTGTTCACCAACTTGGTGCTGGCAGACGAAATTAACCGTGCTCCTTCCAAGGTGCAGAGTGCTCTCCTGGAAGCTATGCAGGAACGCCACATCACCATCGGTGACGAAACCTTTAAGCTGGATGAACCTTTCCTGGTTCTCGCAACTCAGAACCCCATTGAACAGGAAGGTACCTACCCGCTGCCCGAAGCCCAGGTGGACCGTTTCCTTTTGAAGGTGAAGGTCTCTTATCCCAACAAGTCCGACGAAATGCGCATCCTGGATGCTGTTGCAGGCGCAGGCCTTCGTCAGCCCAATGCTGTTGCCACCAAGGAAGATATCCTGAAGGCTCGTGAACTGGTGAAGCAGGTGTATGTGGACGAACGCGTCCGCGAATACATCGTGAATCTGGTTCTCGCTACTCGCGATCCGGGTAGCATCAAGCGTTCTGACCTGGTGGGCTTCATTGAAGTGGGTGCATCTCCTCGAGCCTCCATCGGTCTTGCCCAGGCATCCAAGGCTCATGCCTTCATTCAGGGCCGCGCCTATGTCACGCCGGAAGATGTGAAGGCCGTGGCTATGGAAGTGCTCCGCCATCGTATCATCCTGAGTTACGAAGCTGAAGCCGAAGAAGTTTCCGCAGAAACTGTGGTCCAGAAGATCCTGGACTCTGTGGAAGTGCCGTAA
- a CDS encoding BatD family protein, giving the protein MENDSSVVALPADSASNSVAIQDNAPEIQMPTPEQLGIAVSAGVKDASGAVMPLSVTVGDTIEYPVTVSWSVQGSALLVVPTGTASAKGLTQVGVSQESARSVKDGKEIASITFNYKIVAQDTGNLSIPVMKFEIPTQMGQPLTLRTESVPVRVDGPVSVLPAVVGGAVAAVVLLAGLWRVKRRAASRAAQAAKKASETALQGKMIILKQRVNSADSRQWILELEGICKEYVAEKLLLDAEKVNLESLQKHGDLEKLGNSDGWATLLEEFAHARYGGGKRDGFENKETWKLAMKLMGIEEEL; this is encoded by the coding sequence ATGGAAAACGATTCTTCTGTTGTTGCTCTGCCGGCTGATTCTGCCAGTAATTCTGTTGCTATCCAGGATAATGCTCCTGAAATCCAGATGCCCACTCCCGAACAGCTGGGTATTGCTGTTTCTGCAGGGGTAAAGGACGCTTCTGGGGCTGTAATGCCCTTGTCGGTAACGGTGGGGGATACCATCGAGTATCCGGTTACCGTAAGCTGGAGCGTGCAGGGTAGCGCCTTGCTGGTGGTTCCTACGGGTACAGCCTCCGCAAAGGGGCTTACGCAGGTGGGCGTCAGTCAGGAATCCGCCCGTAGTGTAAAGGATGGTAAGGAAATTGCCTCGATCACTTTCAACTACAAAATTGTGGCTCAGGATACGGGCAACTTGAGTATTCCTGTAATGAAGTTTGAAATTCCCACCCAGATGGGGCAGCCCTTGACCTTGCGTACGGAAAGTGTGCCGGTCCGTGTGGACGGGCCTGTGAGCGTGTTGCCTGCTGTTGTAGGCGGGGCGGTGGCCGCGGTGGTTCTTCTGGCTGGTTTATGGCGTGTAAAACGCAGGGCTGCAAGCCGTGCGGCCCAGGCGGCGAAAAAGGCTAGCGAAACCGCTCTGCAGGGTAAGATGATCATCCTGAAGCAGCGCGTCAATTCTGCGGATAGCAGGCAGTGGATTCTGGAACTGGAAGGAATCTGCAAGGAATATGTGGCGGAAAAACTGTTGCTGGATGCCGAAAAGGTAAACCTTGAATCCTTGCAGAAGCATGGCGATCTGGAAAAACTTGGAAATTCAGATGGCTGGGCTACCTTGCTGGAAGAATTTGCCCATGCCCGCTATGGGGGCGGTAAGCGTGACGGTTTCGAGAATAAGGAAACCTGGAAGCTGGCCATGAAGCTAATGGGAATTGAAGAAGAATTATGA
- a CDS encoding Crp/Fnr family transcriptional regulator, translating to MDNNVVGLLKGVELFSELNEEQLAMLANLVVVQNFNRDETVVLEGDSSMQALYLIASGSVQVYMTGVDGRETILSFLERGDFFGEMSLIDGEPRSASVRTVTDAQMLIIHRESFIQLLRQTPEISMALLSEISKRLRKANKQIGSLSTMSVSGRVAGTLLNLMEERGVRIHTDNGTMVTVIHNRPTQQQLADMSGTTRETVSRICSMLVKAGAIAMTGKDIVIFDENALQEKAAKG from the coding sequence ATGGATAATAACGTTGTTGGTTTGCTGAAGGGTGTTGAACTCTTTTCTGAATTGAACGAGGAACAGCTGGCTATGCTGGCTAACCTGGTTGTTGTCCAGAACTTCAACCGTGATGAAACGGTGGTGCTTGAAGGTGATAGCTCTATGCAGGCTCTCTACCTGATTGCCTCCGGTTCTGTCCAGGTCTATATGACTGGCGTGGATGGTCGCGAGACCATCCTCTCTTTCCTGGAACGTGGCGACTTCTTTGGTGAAATGTCCCTGATTGACGGCGAACCCAGGTCCGCTTCCGTCCGTACGGTGACTGACGCTCAGATGTTGATTATTCATCGTGAGTCTTTCATCCAGTTGCTTCGCCAGACTCCAGAAATTTCCATGGCTCTCCTGAGCGAAATTAGCAAGCGTCTGCGTAAGGCCAACAAGCAGATCGGTTCTCTGTCCACCATGTCCGTTAGCGGTCGTGTGGCTGGCACCCTCCTGAACTTGATGGAAGAACGTGGCGTTCGTATCCATACGGATAACGGCACGATGGTGACCGTGATCCACAACCGTCCTACCCAGCAGCAGCTGGCTGACATGTCCGGTACTACTCGCGAAACCGTGAGCCGTATTTGCTCCATGCTGGTGAAGGCTGGCGCCATTGCCATGACGGGTAAGGATATCGTCATTTTCGACGAAAACGCTCTGCAGGAAAAGGCTGCCAAGGGTTAA